A single Actinomadura algeriensis DNA region contains:
- a CDS encoding type 1 glutamine amidotransferase domain-containing protein, giving the protein MATDLQGKTIAFLCAPEGTEQIELTEPWTAVEQAGGTPELVSTKSGEIQAFNHLDKGDTFTVHATVDDTGHGRYDGLVLPGGVANPDFLRMRPEAVAFAKSFFDAGKPVAVICHGPWTLVEADVVRGRTMTSWPSLRTDLRNAGATWVDEEVKICEGGPNVLVSSRKPDDLKAFCQATVDAFKAVV; this is encoded by the coding sequence ATGGCGACCGACCTGCAGGGCAAGACCATCGCGTTCCTGTGCGCCCCCGAAGGCACCGAACAGATCGAACTGACCGAACCCTGGACGGCCGTCGAACAGGCCGGAGGCACGCCCGAGCTCGTCTCCACGAAGAGCGGCGAGATCCAGGCGTTCAACCACCTCGACAAGGGCGACACCTTCACCGTCCACGCCACCGTCGACGACACCGGACACGGACGCTACGACGGGCTCGTCCTCCCCGGCGGCGTCGCGAACCCCGACTTCCTCCGCATGCGGCCCGAGGCCGTCGCGTTCGCCAAATCGTTCTTCGACGCGGGCAAGCCCGTCGCCGTCATCTGCCACGGCCCCTGGACGCTCGTCGAGGCCGACGTCGTCCGCGGGCGTACCATGACCTCGTGGCCCAGCCTGCGGACCGATCTGCGCAACGCCGGCGCCACCTGGGTCGACGAAGAGGTGAAGATCTGCGAAGGCGGACCCAACGTACTGGTGTCCAGCCGCAAGCCCGACGACCTCAAGGCCTTCTGCCAGGCCACCGTCGACGCGTTCAAGGCCGTGGTCTAG
- a CDS encoding DUF6597 domain-containing transcriptional factor: MNATNYREVPAPGTAGLVCAWSASLPTGAEPVVQRVVPDGCVDLIWWGSEIMVAGPDTGPMPAVMRPGDAVVAVRFAPGAAPPVLGVPADAVRDVRVPLRELWGGEADRLVAAVAAAGRPRERRSVLVRAVEERVAGPVDPLVPAVVSGLARGSVREVADAVGVSERQLRRRSLAAFGYGPKVLQRVLRFQRGLRLVRAGRAAADAAYEAGFADQAHFANEVRALAGTPLRGLL, translated from the coding sequence GTGAACGCCACGAACTATCGGGAGGTGCCCGCGCCCGGGACGGCGGGGTTGGTGTGCGCGTGGTCGGCGTCGTTGCCGACGGGTGCGGAGCCGGTCGTGCAACGGGTGGTGCCGGACGGGTGCGTGGATCTGATCTGGTGGGGTTCGGAGATCATGGTGGCGGGTCCGGACACGGGGCCGATGCCGGCGGTGATGCGTCCGGGCGACGCGGTGGTGGCGGTGCGGTTCGCTCCGGGGGCGGCGCCGCCGGTGCTGGGCGTCCCGGCGGACGCGGTGCGGGACGTCCGGGTGCCGCTTCGGGAGCTGTGGGGCGGTGAGGCGGACCGGCTCGTGGCGGCGGTGGCGGCGGCGGGACGGCCGCGGGAGCGGCGGTCGGTGCTGGTGCGGGCGGTCGAGGAGCGGGTGGCGGGGCCGGTGGACCCGCTGGTCCCGGCGGTGGTGTCGGGGCTGGCGCGGGGTTCGGTGCGGGAGGTGGCGGACGCGGTGGGGGTGAGCGAGCGGCAGTTGCGGCGGCGGTCGCTGGCGGCGTTCGGGTACGGGCCGAAGGTGCTGCAGCGGGTGCTGCGGTTCCAGCGGGGGTTGCGGCTGGTGCGGGCGGGACGGGCGGCGGCGGATGCGGCGTACGAGGCGGGGTTCGCCGACCAGGCGCATTTCGCGAACGAGGTCCGGGCGCTCGCGGGCACGCCGCTCCGCGGCCTGCTCTAG